The proteins below are encoded in one region of Winogradskyella helgolandensis:
- the atpE gene encoding ATP synthase F0 subunit C: protein MEPVTYNLIGAGLIVIGAGIGLGQIGGKAMEGIARQPEAAGKIQTAMIIVAALLEGLAFGALFLGK from the coding sequence ATGGAACCAGTAACTTACAATTTAATTGGAGCAGGATTAATCGTAATCGGAGCAGGTATTGGACTTGGTCAAATCGGTGGTAAAGCAATGGAAGGTATTGCTCGTCAACCAGAAGCGGCAGGTAAAATCCAAACAGCAATGATTATTGTTGCAGCACTTTTAGAAGGTTTAGCATTTGGTGCTTTATTCTTAGGAAAATAA
- the atpH gene encoding ATP synthase F1 subunit delta → MLGSRAAIRYAKAVLSLATDQKSGEAVSGDMKLITDTIAQSEDLNQMLQSPVVTSSDKKAVLLAVFKDANVATTNLIDTLIANKRLPLLNDVASSYIYLYDEQRGSQVATVTTAIPLTDELKTKVLAKVKELTGKDAELKNIIDESILGGFILRVGDIQYNASISNKLNTLKKEFTLN, encoded by the coding sequence ATGTTAGGATCAAGAGCAGCAATAAGATATGCTAAAGCGGTTTTAAGTTTAGCAACAGATCAAAAATCTGGGGAAGCGGTAAGTGGTGATATGAAATTAATCACTGATACTATCGCTCAGAGTGAAGATTTAAATCAGATGCTTCAAAGTCCTGTAGTAACATCTTCAGATAAAAAGGCTGTATTGTTAGCTGTATTTAAGGATGCAAACGTTGCAACTACTAATTTAATAGATACGTTAATCGCAAATAAGAGATTACCTTTATTAAATGATGTGGCATCAAGTTATATCTATTTATACGATGAGCAAAGAGGAAGCCAAGTAGCTACGGTTACAACAGCAATTCCTTTAACTGATGAGTTAAAAACGAAAGTGCTAGCTAAAGTTAAAGAGCTTACAGGTAAAGACGCAGAGTTAAAAAATATTATTGATGAAAGCATTTTAGGTGGTTTCATATTAAGAGTTGGAGATATTCAGTATAATGCTAGTATTTCAAACAAACTGAATACATTAAAAAAAGAATTTACATTAAATTAA
- the atpB gene encoding F0F1 ATP synthase subunit A, whose product MRIVQHSLKCLAIAILMFLPTSIFAYSASGDGGQVSGKQNVEAYILHHLKDSHDFNLFSYTDDSGERKHFGVSLPVILWSSEGLVTFMSSEFHHDDEGKVVVEKNGLKFTKIHSKIYELEKDATAVNFDADHHATNGTKVLDFSITKSVVGILLIGLLMLFWFSRLAKQYKKKQIPTGFGRILEPLVLYVRDEIARPNIGEKHYRKFTGYLLTVFFFIWILNLAGLTPLGFNVTGQLAVTACLAIFTLIIYTISGNKDYWMHILWMPGVPIFVKPILAVIELVGAFIIKPFSLLVRLFANISAGHIVLMSLIAIMFTLKESLGVVGATSLSFVLSFFLLLIELLVAFLQAYIFTMLSALFIGMAVAEHDHEHEEHAHEISSDVEDVRGDFI is encoded by the coding sequence ATGAGGATAGTTCAACACAGTTTAAAATGTTTAGCAATAGCAATTTTGATGTTTTTACCAACATCTATTTTTGCTTATAGTGCTAGTGGAGATGGTGGTCAAGTTTCTGGAAAACAGAACGTAGAAGCCTATATTCTACATCACTTAAAAGACTCACACGATTTTAATTTGTTTTCGTACACCGATGATTCTGGTGAACGCAAACATTTTGGTGTTTCGCTACCAGTAATACTTTGGTCATCAGAAGGATTGGTGACGTTTATGTCTTCTGAGTTTCATCATGATGATGAAGGTAAAGTTGTCGTTGAAAAAAACGGACTTAAGTTTACAAAGATTCATTCAAAAATCTACGAATTAGAAAAAGATGCTACTGCTGTTAATTTTGATGCAGATCATCATGCTACTAACGGAACAAAGGTTCTAGACTTTTCAATCACAAAAAGTGTTGTTGGTATCTTATTAATAGGTTTACTAATGTTGTTCTGGTTCTCTAGGTTAGCAAAACAATACAAGAAAAAACAAATCCCTACAGGTTTCGGACGTATTTTAGAGCCATTAGTACTCTATGTGCGTGATGAAATTGCACGTCCAAATATTGGGGAAAAGCACTACCGTAAATTTACAGGTTACTTATTAACTGTATTTTTCTTTATATGGATATTAAACTTAGCTGGTTTAACGCCATTAGGTTTTAACGTTACAGGTCAATTAGCAGTAACAGCATGTTTAGCAATCTTTACGCTTATTATTTATACTATAAGTGGTAATAAAGATTATTGGATGCATATATTATGGATGCCAGGAGTGCCAATTTTTGTGAAGCCAATATTAGCGGTTATCGAATTGGTAGGTGCGTTTATCATTAAGCCTTTTTCATTATTAGTACGTTTGTTTGCAAATATTTCTGCAGGGCACATTGTATTAATGAGTTTAATAGCTATCATGTTTACACTTAAAGAATCTTTAGGTGTTGTTGGTGCAACTAGTTTATCGTTTGTATTATCATTTTTCCTTTTATTAATCGAATTATTAGTAGCGTTTTTACAAGCGTATATTTTTACAATGCTTTCAGCTTTATTTATTGGAATGGCTGTAGCAGAACACGATCATGAGCATGAAGAGCATGCTCACGAAATTTCTTCAGATGTAGAAGATGTGAGAGGAGATTTTATTTAA
- a CDS encoding F0F1 ATP synthase subunit B, translating into METLLNDFSPGLFVVSTILMLALIALMVKFAWKPILTSLNEREEGIQGALDAAEKAKREMANLQADNQKLLQEARLERETMLKEARELKSKMIADAETQAQSQANKMIAQAQEAIVSEKKAAMAELKSHVAGLSLEIAEKVVRNELSNKDKQVKLIEDMLGEATLN; encoded by the coding sequence ATGGAAACATTATTAAACGATTTTTCACCAGGTTTATTTGTAGTATCAACAATATTGATGTTGGCGCTAATAGCGTTGATGGTGAAGTTTGCTTGGAAACCAATTTTGACGTCTTTAAATGAAAGAGAAGAAGGTATTCAAGGTGCTTTAGATGCAGCAGAAAAAGCGAAACGTGAAATGGCTAATCTTCAGGCTGATAACCAAAAGTTATTACAAGAAGCAAGATTAGAAAGAGAAACAATGCTTAAAGAAGCACGTGAGCTTAAAAGCAAAATGATAGCAGATGCTGAAACACAAGCACAATCACAAGCTAACAAAATGATTGCGCAAGCACAGGAAGCAATTGTAAGCGAAAAGAAAGCAGCTATGGCTGAATTAAAGAGTCATGTTGCAGGTTTATCTTTAGAGATTGCAGAAAAAGTAGTGCGTAACGAATTATCTAACAAAGACAAGCAAGTAAAATTGATTGAGGATATGTTAGGTGAAGCAACTTTAAACTAA
- a CDS encoding DUF6168 family protein → MIKSLLSYIVSFGMLFLIIHYSQEYLISQYKTVIRFNLWDTNVFFAMASLLICVHFQFFSLLKNLETQLGFIYLPTLFIKGVLFYVAFKDSVFNIEVLSMAERLSLLAPLLLFLGLEVYFIVKILSKIDK, encoded by the coding sequence ATGATTAAATCACTACTAAGCTACATAGTATCGTTTGGGATGCTATTTTTAATTATTCATTATTCCCAAGAGTATTTAATTAGTCAGTATAAAACTGTTATTAGATTTAATTTGTGGGACACCAATGTTTTTTTTGCTATGGCATCATTATTAATATGTGTCCATTTTCAATTCTTCTCACTTCTAAAAAACTTAGAAACACAGTTGGGTTTTATTTACCTACCAACACTTTTTATAAAAGGTGTTCTGTTTTATGTCGCTTTTAAAGATTCTGTATTCAATATAGAGGTATTAAGTATGGCAGAGCGACTGAGCCTTTTGGCTCCATTACTCTTGTTCTTAGGCTTAGAAGTGTATTTTATCGTAAAAATTCTCTCAAAAATCGACAAATAA
- the atpG gene encoding ATP synthase F1 subunit gamma: MANLKEIRNRISSVSSTMQITSAMKMVSAAKLKKAQDAITAMRPYSNKLTELLQSLSATLDADSGSKYAEQREVKNVLIVSVTSNRGLCGAFNSNIIKQTNNLINNVYATKNVSVIAIGKKANDAFAKQNRVIANESDIYDDLTFENVAEIAEMLMEKFVSGEFDKIEIVYNHFKNAATQVIMTEQFLPIVPIESDDNVTLDYVFEPSKVEIVEELIPKSLKTQLYKGIRDSFASEHGARMTAMHKATDNATELRDQLKLTYNKARQAAITNEILEIVGGAEALNN; this comes from the coding sequence ATGGCGAATTTAAAGGAAATTAGAAACAGAATATCATCAGTGTCTTCAACGATGCAGATTACTAGTGCCATGAAAATGGTATCTGCTGCTAAGTTAAAAAAGGCTCAAGATGCTATTACAGCAATGCGTCCTTATTCTAATAAGTTAACGGAATTGCTTCAGAGTTTAAGTGCAACTTTGGATGCAGATTCTGGAAGTAAGTATGCTGAGCAACGCGAAGTTAAAAATGTACTTATAGTTTCAGTGACTTCTAACAGAGGTTTATGTGGTGCGTTTAACTCTAACATTATTAAGCAAACAAATAACCTAATCAATAACGTTTACGCTACTAAAAACGTCTCTGTTATTGCTATTGGTAAAAAAGCTAATGATGCATTTGCGAAACAAAATAGAGTCATTGCGAACGAAAGTGATATTTATGACGATTTAACTTTTGAAAATGTTGCTGAAATAGCAGAAATGCTAATGGAGAAATTCGTTTCTGGTGAATTTGATAAGATTGAGATTGTTTACAATCACTTTAAGAATGCTGCAACACAAGTTATAATGACTGAGCAGTTCTTACCAATCGTGCCTATAGAAAGTGACGATAATGTAACTTTAGATTACGTTTTTGAACCTTCTAAAGTAGAAATAGTTGAAGAGTTAATACCGAAGTCATTAAAGACACAATTATATAAAGGTATTAGAGATTCTTTCGCTTCAGAACATGGTGCACGTATGACAGCAATGCATAAGGCAACAGATAATGCGACAGAATTAAGAGATCAGCTTAAATTAACTTATAATAAAGCTAGACAAGCAGCAATTACTAACGAAATCCTTGAGATTGTTGGTGGTGCAGAAGCTTTAAATAACTAA
- the atpA gene encoding F0F1 ATP synthase subunit alpha, with product MAEVNPAEISAILKQQLSGFEAGASLDEVGTVLTVGDGIVRAYGLANVQYGELVEFDGGAEGIVLNLEEDNVGIVLLGTSVGIKEGSTVKRTDRIASVKVGEGIVGRVVDTLGNPIDGKGPIAGTTYEMPLERKAPGVIYREPVTEPLQTGIKAIDAMIPVGRGQRELVIGDRQTGKTAVCIDAILNQKEFYDAGEPVYCIYVAIGQKASTVALIAKTLEEKGALAYTTIVAANASDPAAMQVYAPFTGASIGEYFRDTGRPALIVFDDLSKQAVAYREVSLLLRRPPGREAYPGDVFYLHSRLLERSAKIINNDAIAKEMNDLPDVLKPLVKGGGSLTALPIIETQAGDVSAYIPTNVISITDGQIFLDGDLFNSGVRPAINVGISVSRVGGNAQIKSMKKVSGTLKLDQAQYRELEAFAKFGSDLDAVTLNVINKGKRNVEILKQAQNDPFKVEDQVAIIYAGSKNLLKDVPVEKVKEFERDFIEFLNAKHRDTLDLLKAGKLTDEVIDTLTSVAKDLSGKYKS from the coding sequence ATGGCAGAAGTAAATCCAGCTGAAATATCAGCAATCTTAAAACAACAACTTTCAGGTTTTGAAGCAGGTGCTTCATTAGATGAAGTAGGAACGGTATTAACTGTCGGTGATGGTATTGTACGTGCTTACGGATTAGCTAATGTGCAATATGGCGAATTAGTTGAATTCGATGGTGGTGCAGAAGGTATTGTACTTAACCTTGAAGAAGATAACGTAGGTATTGTACTTTTAGGAACTTCAGTAGGAATTAAAGAAGGTTCTACAGTAAAACGTACTGACCGTATCGCATCTGTAAAAGTAGGTGAAGGTATTGTTGGACGTGTGGTAGATACTTTAGGTAACCCAATTGACGGTAAAGGACCAATCGCTGGAACAACTTACGAAATGCCTTTAGAGCGTAAAGCGCCAGGTGTTATCTATAGAGAGCCAGTAACAGAGCCATTACAAACAGGTATTAAAGCAATTGATGCGATGATTCCAGTTGGTAGAGGACAACGTGAGTTAGTAATTGGTGACAGACAAACTGGTAAAACAGCAGTTTGTATTGATGCTATCTTAAATCAAAAAGAATTTTACGATGCAGGTGAGCCTGTATATTGTATATATGTTGCTATTGGCCAAAAGGCTTCTACTGTAGCTTTAATTGCTAAGACATTAGAAGAAAAAGGTGCTTTAGCATACACAACTATAGTAGCTGCAAATGCATCTGATCCTGCTGCAATGCAAGTTTATGCACCGTTTACAGGAGCATCTATTGGTGAGTATTTTAGAGATACTGGTAGACCAGCTTTAATTGTATTTGATGATTTATCAAAACAAGCCGTTGCTTACCGTGAGGTATCTTTATTATTAAGACGTCCTCCAGGACGTGAGGCATATCCTGGTGATGTATTTTATTTACACTCAAGATTATTAGAGCGTTCTGCAAAAATCATTAATAATGATGCTATTGCTAAAGAAATGAATGACCTTCCAGATGTTTTAAAACCTTTAGTTAAAGGTGGTGGTTCATTAACAGCTTTACCAATTATTGAAACTCAAGCAGGTGACGTTTCAGCATATATCCCAACCAACGTAATCTCTATTACTGATGGTCAGATTTTCTTAGATGGTGATTTATTTAACTCTGGTGTTCGTCCGGCAATTAACGTAGGTATTTCTGTATCTCGTGTTGGTGGTAATGCTCAGATTAAATCTATGAAGAAAGTATCTGGTACTTTAAAATTAGATCAAGCTCAGTACCGTGAATTAGAAGCGTTTGCTAAGTTTGGTTCAGATTTAGATGCTGTTACTTTAAACGTAATTAATAAAGGTAAGCGTAATGTTGAAATCTTAAAACAAGCGCAAAACGATCCTTTTAAAGTAGAAGATCAGGTAGCAATCATTTATGCTGGTTCTAAGAACTTGTTAAAAGATGTTCCTGTTGAGAAAGTAAAAGAATTTGAAAGAGATTTCATAGAGTTCTTAAATGCAAAGCATAGAGATACTTTAGATTTACTTAAAGCTGGTAAATTAACTGATGAGGTTATTGATACATTAACAAGTGTAGCAAAAGATCTTTCAGGAAAATATAAATCATAA